The Dasypus novemcinctus isolate mDasNov1 chromosome 2, mDasNov1.1.hap2, whole genome shotgun sequence genome contains the following window.
CAAATTACTACCTGCAGGATTTTGGGTAAATCGTGTAATTTCTGCCTGGCAAAGGAATAATAATAGCTACTTCAATATCTTGCAATTATGATCAAATAGGATaatacaaagatatggaaatgtAATTGCTGTTATATTTGGTATCACTAACATTAGAGTAAACTCAGTAGATGAGCATGCATATAATGCTCCTGATAATTGTGTAGAAATACAAAAGAAGTTTGATTGAACATATGGTATTTGCATTGTTTCACTTCTATGCTTAAAACCTTGCAATAGCTTCCTTTAgttcttagaataaaatccaaacaccCATAGTCTGGCCCCAGTTTACTTCTCCAGCCTCATTTTCTCCCTCACTCTTAAGACACTAGGTTTCAGGTTCATTCACTCTTATCAAGAGCATCTATGTTTTACCATCCCAGGGAATGTGAAAATCAGTTCCTCATATATGAAGTCTTCCCATTCTATAGTCTTTGCTTGATAGACTTCTCTTCCTTCATGTTCCAGTTTAAATGGTATGTCcttgggaggggggggggaaatctCTCAAACCCCTAGCTTAAGTTGGGTTTCTCTATTGTACACTTTAAGTATACTCAGTACGTTTCCTATTTAGCATTTTCCACACTGTTTGAACATTTGTTTAAAGTCTGCACACCCATTTGGAGAGAAGACTGTAAAGCTGCATGGACATTGTCTTGTTACTACTACATGACCAACTTCTACTAcaaactcaataaatatatgtggaAATAAGTTAATACAGATGGAAACAATAACTGTGACACTGCTGTGAAATAAGAATAAGTAGAAAGCACTCTTAAGTGCTCATTGAGTGGATGTGAAAAAGTGGGACCAATTAGGCATTTGTGCTTTCTGGATCTGCCCCCTGACTTGAtctcctgtaattttttttatcagCTTGCGATTTTCTGACTATTAATGCAACTCAGGAACACTTtacaaaatttggaaaataaaaacacaaataagaGAGTGAAGCATGTCATTACTTAAAGCAAAATCTAATGTATGTGTTACTCAAATTCTTAATACATACCTGAGGAAAAAAGCAGTTGCATACTTCCACAAACCGTATAAAAGATTCTCCCAGGAACAGTTGTTCCTTTTAGTTAAGGGGGCATTTTCTTTCCTTAGGTTGGTTTTCACTAATGTGATACAAGAAACCTTTCCAGTTTTGTCAGTTGGGTCTGATAAAGGGGGCTAAgcatttaaacaaaacaaaatagaacaaaacTTTAAAGGATTTGAAACTGCCAGCGAACGCATGGTGGCGCTGTTGACTAAGAAGGCGAATTAAACCACAGCCACGAGTGCAGAGCCTGAAACGCACGGATCCCTGGGGCTAACTAAGCCAGGATTTTTGTGAGCCTAGGAAGGTTTGTAAGCAAGCAAACCAGAGCCTCTTGAGAGGATTCTTCGCTGGGCTGTCTCCCAAGGTTGGGAACAAAAGACTTTGTGTTTCCCAGAGCTATCAGAGGTTGAGCTTGGCGACATTTGCTGGAGGAACATGGCGGAAAGTGCGGTGGAGGCCGGTGGGGAGCGCTTTCTCAGACAAAGGCAAGTcctgtttctctttgttttccttggTGGGTCTCTAGCTGGGTCTGAGTCGAGAAGTTATTCTGTGGTTGAGGAAAAAGAGAGGGGTTTTTTAATAGCCAACCTAGCAAAGGATCTGGGGCTGAGTGTCGGGGAACTGGCTGCGAGAGGGGCCCAAATTGTATCTAAAGGGAACAAACAGTATTTTCAGCTCAACCATCAGACCGGCGATTTGACCCTGAATGAGAAATTGGACCGGGAGAAGCTGTGCGGCCACACAGAGCCATGTATACTGCATTTTCAGATATTACTGCAAAACCCTCTGCAGTTAATTACAAATGTGCTCCAGGTCATAGACGTAAATGACCATTCTCCTGTATTCCTTGAAAATGAAATGCAGTTGAAAATTTTAGAAAGCAGTCCACCAGGAACAATAATTCCTTTGGAAATTGCTGAGGACTTGGATGTGGGAAGAAATAGTATCCAAAACTACACGATCATTCCCAGTACCCATTTCCACGTTCTCACACGCGGTCGTAGAGACGGAGGGAAATACCCAGAACTGGTGCTGGACAGAGCTCTGGACCGCGAGGAGCTGCCGGAGCTCATTTTAACGCTCACCGCGCTGGATGGCGGGTCTCCGCCCCGGTCGGGTACAGCCCAGATCCACATCCTGGTGGTAGACATAAATGACAATGCCCCAGAATTTACACAGTCGCTCTACGAGGTGCAAATTCCAGAGAACAGCCCCCTTAACTCGGTCATCGTCACTGTGTCCGCTACTGATTCAGATACAGGAAATTTTGGGACAATATCATATACCTTTCAACATGCTTCTGAAGAAATTCGCAAAACTTTTAAACTAAATCCAGTTACGGGTGATATTCAACTAGTCAAATATTTGAATTTCGAGACTGTCGATACTTATGAAGTCGATATAGAAGCCAAGGATGGCGGCGGCCTTTCGGGAAAATCGACAGTCATAGTTCAGGTGGTGGATGTGAACGACAACGCACCAGAATTGACCTTGTCGTCAGTTAACAGCCCCATCCCAGAGAACTCGCCGGAGACTGTAGTGGCTGTTTTCAGCATTTCCGATCTAGACTCTGGGGACAATGGGAGGATGCTGTGTTCTATCCAGAACAATCTCCCTTTTGTCCTGAAACCATCTGTAGAGAATTTTTACACTCTGGTGTCAGAAGGTGCactggacagagagagcagagccGAGTACAACGTCACCATCACAGTCACCGACCTGGGCACCCCCAGGCTGAAAACTGAGCACGTGATAACCGTGCAGGTCTCCGACGTCAACGACAACGCGCCCGCCTTCACCCGCACCTCCTACACCCTGCTGGTCCGCGAGAACAACAGCCCCGCGCTGCACATCGGCAGCGTCAGCGCCACAGACGCAGACGCGGGCGCCAACGCCCAGGTCACCTACTCGCTGCTGCCGCCCCAGGACGCGCACCTGCCGCTCGCCTCCTTGGTCTCCGTCAACGCCGACAGCGGCCAGCTGTTCGCGCTCAGGGCGCTGGACTTCGAGGCCCTGCAGGCGTTCGAGTTCCGCGTGCGCGCGGCCGACGCGGGCTCCCCGGCGCTGAGCAGCGAGGCGCGCGTGCGCGTGCAGGTGCTGGACGCCAACGACAACGCGCCGTTCGTGCTGTACCCGCTGCAGAACGGCTCTGCGCCCTGCACCGAGCTGGTGCCCAGGGCGGCCGAGGCGGGCTACCTGGTGAGCAAGGTGGTGGCGGTGGACGGCGACGCGGGCCAGAACGCCTGGCTGTCCTACCAGCTGCTCAAGGCCACGGAGCCCGGGCTGTTCGGCGTGTGGGCGCACAACGGCGAGGTGCGCACCGCCAGGCTGCTGAGCGAGCGCGACGCGCCCAAGCACAGGCTGCTGGTGCTGGTCAGGGACAACGGCGAGCCGCCGCTGTCGGCCAGCGTCACGCTGCACGTGCTGCTGGTGGACGGCTTCTCCCAGCCCTACCTGCCGCTGCCCGAGGCGGCCGCCGGCCCTGCGCGGGCCGACGCGCTCACCGGCTACTTGGTGGTGGCCTTGGCCTCGGTGTCGTCGCTCTTCCTCTTCTCGGTGCTGCTGTTCGTCGCGGTGCGGCTGTGCAGGAGGAGCAGGGCGGCCTCGGTGCCCGCGGGGCCCTTTCCGGGCCACTTGGTGGATGCTGGTGGCACCGGGACCCTGTCCCAGAGCTACCAGTACGAGGTGTGTCTGACAGGAGACTTTGGGATAAATGAGTTCAAGTTCCTGAAACCAATTATCCCCAATAGTGTTGTTCAAGACATTGAGCGGGACTAGAGCAAAACTCTAACTGAAGGGATAGTTTAGGTTTCCAATAACAGAAGCATAAAAAGTTGTTGTTCAGCATGCTGTCtgtggatattttatttttaactgaagTGTCTTTATTTGAAATAacaatttgtttatatattggTTTTACTTTCAATGTAGTTTGTTAATCCAGGCatattattcctttttcttctgcttcttgtCTTACTAATATAATACTAATTGCTCTTTTTCCCCCTAATGCCTtggcaaaaataaattaattttcttatgagTTGTGATTTCAAATAGGTTTATTCAAAATAATTGGTTTCAAATTCTATATTCCAAAGCAATGTAGAGAGAGTTCCAAATCAACAATTTTGCACTTAATGGTGTTGAATCTATCCATGTAATGGTCCTAAAGCAGTTTTGTCTATGTTTAATGAAGTTTGAGCATAGATAAGGATGTGTTTTCTCTTATATATATTGGTGTACCATTTTTTTAGGGGTGTAAGACTTAAATGAAAGTAATACATTTTATTCACTTTCTGTATTTGTAACTAATATTTCAATATTGCACATGTTTATATTGGCCATAAGTGGACAAAAATTAATGAACTATATGACAACTTACTGTTAGGTTTTCCTAAAGTGTATGTatgataactgaaaaataaattcaaattaagCCATTTTAAACATCTAATTGAGGTTTTCCATGTGGCAGAATACATTCTTCAGTGAGGCATCTGGTGGATTGACAATTCAGTTTGTAAATTCAGATATGAAATATTATCAACCTCAGggacatttattttttcattcaagaaagtgtatgtatatatgttctCTAAGTGCTTTTTGGTAAAAGTAGTGTCTCATCCAATAGtactctattattaatacctaGTGCCCTTTATGTGGTGATAGATGatgtaaatattttctgattCAGGATTTTATATGATACTTCTGGGATAAACACTGTCCATCTATATCAACATGCTACTTCCTACAGTGTAATCAAGAGAAGTACAAGAATTGGGAGTTCTAAGGAAGGAACAATATTATTATGAAAGTCAAAATTAGCTGTGAATAAGAATAAAATCTGGAAGCAACCAAAACAACAAATTTTCATGGCTATTTTTTAGTGAAATAAGAAAAGTTAGTTTTTAAGTAACAAAAGATTTAGAGTCTAAATAGAGAAACTTATCAggaaacaattttcttttcataggCATTATCTCATCCAGAGAGACAGAACTTTCTAGGAATTGTATACTAATGACCAGAAGAGAACTAAGGTTCTTAAAGATTTTGGAAATTccgaaaaaggaaaaacaatttaaGATTTACATGCCTTCAATTGTACATTAAAGTCTTGTTATGATCACACTAAATAGTATCATTTTATATAGCTGATACTCAAATTCAAATTCATGAATCCTTAATAATCTATAGAAAGAATATTTCCTTTCACTAATTATATACTTTATAGAGATGTTTGAATCCAGctcttatagttttttttttccttcttatttccaAACTAAGCTGAGTTTCCATCAAGATCAGTAAGAAGGCAGAGAATTCTGATCAAGACTTCTCTTTATTTGTCTGGCTTAGTCCCAGGTTATTCAGAGCCAAGGAGCTATTCAATGGTGGAAAgtgtagttctttttaaaattattattattattatattaatggcagttgtaggtttatagaaccATCAGGCAGGAAGGACAGCATTCACACAggcacagttttccctattagtaACATTATACATTAacgtggtaactttgttacaattaatgaaacaatattattataattatgctttaGCACCCTGTTTCCCTTGTGGAGTACAAATATatgggtttgtgtgtgtatatttgtgtatgtggTAGCTTAGATACAACCTAAAATCTCTCCCCCTGCCTTTGGGGTAGTTCTTTATCAACAAA
Protein-coding sequences here:
- the PCDHB3 gene encoding protocadherin beta-3, producing MAESAVEAGGERFLRQRQVLFLFVFLGGSLAGSESRSYSVVEEKERGFLIANLAKDLGLSVGELAARGAQIVSKGNKQYFQLNHQTGDLTLNEKLDREKLCGHTEPCILHFQILLQNPLQLITNVLQVIDVNDHSPVFLENEMQLKILESSPPGTIIPLEIAEDLDVGRNSIQNYTIIPSTHFHVLTRGRRDGGKYPELVLDRALDREELPELILTLTALDGGSPPRSGTAQIHILVVDINDNAPEFTQSLYEVQIPENSPLNSVIVTVSATDSDTGNFGTISYTFQHASEEIRKTFKLNPVTGDIQLVKYLNFETVDTYEVDIEAKDGGGLSGKSTVIVQVVDVNDNAPELTLSSVNSPIPENSPETVVAVFSISDLDSGDNGRMLCSIQNNLPFVLKPSVENFYTLVSEGALDRESRAEYNVTITVTDLGTPRLKTEHVITVQVSDVNDNAPAFTRTSYTLLVRENNSPALHIGSVSATDADAGANAQVTYSLLPPQDAHLPLASLVSVNADSGQLFALRALDFEALQAFEFRVRAADAGSPALSSEARVRVQVLDANDNAPFVLYPLQNGSAPCTELVPRAAEAGYLVSKVVAVDGDAGQNAWLSYQLLKATEPGLFGVWAHNGEVRTARLLSERDAPKHRLLVLVRDNGEPPLSASVTLHVLLVDGFSQPYLPLPEAAAGPARADALTGYLVVALASVSSLFLFSVLLFVAVRLCRRSRAASVPAGPFPGHLVDAGGTGTLSQSYQYEVCLTGDFGINEFKFLKPIIPNSVVQDIERD